GCAGCCAGGGGCCGAGCACGGCGAGGCCCAGGGTCACGGCGGTGACCGCGACGAAGGTGCCCGCGACCGCGAACGCCCGGGTCCTGGCCCGCCGTCGGTGCCCCTCCCGGACGGCGTCGGGGACCAGGTCGGGCTGGAGGGACAGCGGGCCCGCGGTCCGGTGCAGGGCTTCGCGGAACAGCTCTTCGTCGTGCGTGCGGGGCGGCAGGTGCTCGTGCGGTTCGGGGATCATGACCGGCCCTCAGCTTCCGGTGGAGTAGAGCTGGGCGTCGCCCATCCGGGCGCGCAGTCGGACGAGAGAACGCGAGCACTGGCTCTTCACCGTCGACTCGCTGCACCGCAGCAAGGAGGCCACGGTCTCCACGCTCAGGTCGTCCCAGTAGCGCAGGACGACCATCGCCCGTGCGCGGGGCGGGAGTTCGGCGAGCAGGGCGAGCAGCGTGACCCGGAGGTCGGCGCCCGGTGCGGGATTGGGCTGCGGGCGGGGCGCGTTGCGTCCGTGGGCGAGCAGATCGGTGACGGTGCGGCGGCGTTCGGCCACGAAGGTGCGGACGAGCACGGTCTTGGCGTAGGCGTCGAGGTTGTCCGCCCGGCTCGCCTTCCGCCAGTGCTGGAACAGCTTGGCGAGCGTCGTCTGCGTCAGGTCCTGCGCGCCCTCGACGTCTCCGCACAGCAGGTAGGCCGTCCGGTACAGCCGGCGCTGCCCGGCCCGCGCGTACGCCTCGAACGCGGCGCCCTCGCCGTCGGCCATGGCGGGCTCAGCACCTGCCGGCATGCATCCGCCCTCCTCTCTCCTCGCGCTTCCGTGCTCCCCCGGAGTCCGCCCCCTGGGCGGACTCCCACCCCTTACAGAGCACCCGTGTGCCGAAAAGGTTGAAGAGAAGTGAAGATCAGTTCGAGGGGGGTGCCGGCCGGGCCCCCGGTCTGCTGTTCGGTCGGCTACTCGATGGGCGCCCGCCGCTCCACGCACCGGTGCCACCGTTCCACGCAACGGTCCCGGGGTGTCTCACTTCCTGGCGGAGCCTGGTGTCCGCGTGAAGCGCTGTGCTAGAACAGCGCCCGTGACAGTCGATCGTTTTCTGGTGGAGTGCCTCCCCATCGATCTCTGCCGCGTCTCCAGCGCTTGTTGTTGAGCCTGCCGCGGCATCCTCAGTGATGCCCCTGTGACGCCTGAGCGCGTCGTCCCCGGCAGCCGCGCCTTCCGCGTCTCCCGCGCCTTCTCCGCACCCGGTCCCCGCCCCTCGCGTCCTCGCGTTCCCGGGGCGGCCGTCCACCCTCCCCTCCCTCCGGCCTGTCCGCAGGTCCGGCGACGCTCCATGACTCCGGAGACCCCTCCATGCCGACCTCCCCGTCCGTGCGGAAACGGACCGCCGAACCCGCGGAGCCCGCCGGACCCGTGACGCCGGTCCCGCCGGCCGCTGCAGGCGGCGTCCGTCGCCGTCCCGAACGTGCCGCCCTGCTGCGCCGTATCGGCCTGCGCGTCCTCGCGCTCGCCGTGCTGCTCGGCCTCTGGCAGCTGGTGACCGCGCTCCAGCTGTGGTCACCGGTGCTGGTGCCCTCGCCCGCCGCCGTGTGGAAGGCCCTGCTGGAGACCTCCGGTACCCACGACGGCGTCCGGGGCTACCAGGGCCACACCCTGATCGAACACCTCGGGATCAGCCTGCGCCGGATCTTCGTCGGGGCCGGGGCGGGCGTGGTCGCGGGCCTCGTGGCCGGTGTCCTCATGGGGACGCTGCCGTGGGTGCGGGTGGTGCTGGAGCCCGCGGTGGCGTTCCTGCGGACCCTGCCCCCGCTCGCCTACTTCAGCCTGCTGATCATCTGGTTCGGCATCGACGAGGCGCCGAAGCTCTGGCTGCTGGCGATCGCGGCGATGCCGCCGGTCGCCGTCGCCACCGCCTCCGCCGTGGCGTCCGCGCCGACGGCCCTGGTCGAGGCGGCCCGCGCGATCGGCGCCCGGCGCGGACAGGTCGTCACCTCCGTCGTGCTGCCCTCGGCGCTGCCCGAGATCCTCGTCGGCGTCCGGCTCGCCTTCGGCATCGCGTACTCCTCCGTCGTCGCCGCCGAGACCGTCAACGGGCTCCCGGGGATCGGCGGCCTGATCCGCGACGCACAGCGCTACAACCAGTCCGACACCGTCGTGCTCGGCCTCTTCGCCATCGGCCTCTCCGGGCTGCTCATCGACGCGGCCCTGCGCCTCCTGTCGGACCGGCTCGCCCCGTGGCGCGGCCACACCTGACCGGCCCGCTCCTCCCGTCCACCCACCTCCCCTCTCGTACGAAGGACACCCACAATGCCCCGATCACGCGGCCCGCTCCGCATCGCCTCCCTCGCCGCGGCCCTGGGCTCCCTGCTGGCGATGACCGCGTGCGGCCAGGGCGGCTCCGGCGACGGGGGCGACGGCGGCAAGACGATACGCATCGCCTACCAGGCGTTCCCCAGCGGCGACCTGATCGTCAAGGAGAAGGGCTGGCTGGAGAAGGCGCTCCCCGGATACCGGGTCAAGTGGACCAAGTTCGACTCCGGGGCCAGCATCAACACCGCCTTCGTCGCCGGGTCCGTGGACCTCGCCGCGATCGGGTCCAGCCCGGTGGCCCGGGGGCTCTCCGCGCCGCTGAACATCCCGTACGAGGTGACCTGGGTGCTCGACGTCGCCGGGGACAACGAGGCGCTGGTCGCCCGCAACGGCTCCAAGGTCTCCTCGGTGAAGGACCTGGAGGGCAAGAAGGTCGCCACCCCGTTCAGCTCCACCTCCCACTACAGCCTGCTCGCCGCGCTCGACCGGGCCGGGGTGGACGCCTCGAAGGTCCAGCTCCTCGACCTCGAACCGCAGGACATCCTGGCCGCCTGGACACGCGGCGACATCGACGCCACGTACGTCTGGCTGCCGACACTGGAGGAGCTGAAGAAGACCGGCAAGGTGATCGTCTCCAGCCGCGAACTCGCCGCCGACGGCAAGCCGACCCTGGACCTCGGCGTCGCCTCCACCGCCTTCCTCAAGGCCCACCCGGACGTCCTGCCCGCCTGGCGCACAGCGCAGGCCCGGGCGCTGGACCTGATCCACGACGACCCCGACGCCGCCTCGGCGTCCGTGGGCAAGCAGCTCGGCATCAGCCCGGCCGAGGCGGGCTCCCAGCTGAAGCAGGGCATCTTCCTCAAGCCCGCCGAGCAGGCCGACGCCAAGTGGCTCGGCACCCCCGGCAAGCCCGGCGGCCTGGCCGACAACCTGCACAGCGCCGCCCGGTTCCTCGTCGACCAGAAGCAGATCGACGCCGCACCGGACATCGAGGCCCTGCGCGGGGCCATCCACGCGGAAGGGCTCAGCGATGCCGTCAGCCCCTGACACCGGGAAGACCCTGGCCCCGGAGCCCTCGGCTCCGGAGGCCCACGAGGCCCACGAGGCCCACGAGGCCCACGAGGCCCACGAGGCCGGGTCCGTCGTCTCCGTACGGGACGTCCGGCATTCCTACGGCCGGGGCGCGGACGCGGTGACCGCACTCGGTCCCCTCTCCCTGGAGATCCCGGCCGGTGAGTTCCTGGTCCTCGTCGGCCCCTCCGGCTGCGGCAAGAGCACCCTGCTGCGGCTGGTCGCGGGCTTCGAGCACGCCACCGAGGGCGCGGTGGAGGTGTTCGGCGAGCGCCCCGACCCCGGCGGCCGGGCGGGCATCGTCTTCCAGCAGCCGCGACTCTTCCCCTGGCGCACGGTCGGCGACAACATCGGCCTGGCGTTGAGGTACGCGGGTGTGCCCCGGGCCGAACGGGCCGAGCGGACCGCGGAGTTGCTGGAGCGCGTCGGCCTCGCGGGCACCGCCCGCCGCCGCATCTGGCAGATCTCCGGCGGCCAGCAGCAGCGCGTCGCCATCGCCCGCGCCCTGGCGGGCGGCAAACGGCTCCTGCTGCTGGACGAGCCGTTCGCCGCGCTCGACGCCCTCACCCGGGAACGGCTCCAGGAGGACCTGCGCACGGTGAGCGCCGAGACCGGGACCACCTCCGTCTTCGTCACCCACAGCGTGGACGAGGCGGTCTTCCTCGGCACCCGCGCGATCGTCCTCACCAACCGTCCGGGGACCGTCGCCCTGGACCTCCCCATCGACCTGCCCCGCACCGGAGCCGACCCCGACGAACTGCGCGGACTGCCCGCGTACGCCGCGCTGCGCGCCGAGATCGGCACGGCGGTGCGCAACGCGGCCCGCTGACCCGGCCCCGTACACCGAGAGGAGAAGGACCATGACCATCACCACCCCGCCCCCCGCCCCCGTCCTGCGCGAACACCGCGTGCCCGCCGACGGCCTGTACGAGGGCCCGCGCGAGCTGCGCCGGGTCCCGGAGGGCCGGCCCGACCTCCCGTACGAGCGCTTCCGGCTGGTTCCGCTCGGCCGGGTCATCGGCGCGGAGATCCACGGCGTCGACCTGTCCCGCCCGCTGGAGGCGGCCCTGCGCGCCGAGCTGGACCGGGCACTGCTGGAGTGGAAGGTGCTGTTCTTCCGCGACCAGCACCTCACCTCGCACCAGCAGCGCGCGTTCGCCGGGCACTGGGGCGAGCTGGAGACCAACCCGCTGCTCGCCACCGGCGACGACCCCGAGGTCGCCCGTCTCGACCGCAGCACCGTCCCCACCTTCGAGAACATCTGGCACGCGGACGTCACCTTCCGCGAGCGCCCCGCCCTCGGCGCGGTCCTCCAGCTCCGCGAGGTCCCGCCGGCGGGCGGCGACACGCTGTGGGCCGACATGGCCGCCGCCTACGACAACCTCCCCCAGGAGGTGAAGGAGCGCATCGAGGGGGCGCGGGCGGTGCACGACTTCATCCCCGGCTTCTCCCGCTTCTTCCCGCCGGAGCGGCTGGCGGCGCACCAGGAGCGGTTCCCGCCGGTCGAGCACCCGGTGGTGCGCCGCCACCCGGTCACCGGCCGCCGCACGATCTTCGTCAACGCCTCGTTCACCACCCGGATCGTGGGCTTCGGGCGGGAGGAGAGCGACCGGCTGCTGCGGCTGCTCTTCCAGCAGGCGCACGCCCCGGAGTACCAGGTGCGGTTCTCCTGGCGCGCCGGCGACGTCGCGTTCTGGGACAACCGGGCCACCCAGCACTACGCGGTCAACGACTACGCCCCGCACCGCCGGGTCGCCGAACGTGTCGCGATCGCGGGAGACCGCCCCCACTGATCCCCGCGGCCGGGCTGCTTGAATGGACGGGTGACCCGAGCCTCCCTGGAAAAGCAGCCGCACGAAGTCGCCTCGATGTTCGACGGTGTGGCGGCCAACTACGACCTGACCAACGACGTGATCTCGCTCGGCCAGGCCCGGCTGTGGCGCAAGGCGGTCGCGGCGGCGGTCGACGCCCGCCCCGCGCAGAAGATCCTCGACCTCGCGGCCGGTACGGCGACCTCCTCGCAGCCCTTCGTGAAGGCGGGCGCCTACGTCGTGCCGTGCGACTTCTCGCTCGGCATGCTCAGGGTCGGCAAGGAGCGCCACCCCTGGATGCCGTTCACCGCGGGCGACGGGATGAGGCTGCCGTTCAAGGACGAGACGTTCGACACCGTCACGATCTCCTTCGGGCTGCGCAACATCCAGGACACCGAGGTCGCGCTGCGCGAGCTGTACCGGGTGACGAAGCCCGGCGGCCGGGTCGTGATCTGCGAGTTCTCCCAGCCGACCTGGACCCCGTTCCGCACGGTCTACACGGAGTACCTGATGCGGGCGATCCCGCCGGCCGCCCGCGCGGTGTCCTCCAACCCGGACGCGTACGTCTACCTCGCCGAGTCCATCCGCGACTGGCCCGACCAGCCCGCCCTCGCCGCACTGCTCCAGAAGGCCGGCTGGTCGAAGGTCGCCTGGCGCAACCTGACCGGCGGCGTGGTGGCCCTGCACCGGGCCACCCGCGCCTGAGTCGGCCCCCGGGGCCTCACAGCTCCAGGCGGAAGCAGACGGCCTCCTGCCCGCGCGGAGTGGGGTACGACTCGGCGCGCCGCATCCCGAGCCGTTCCGCGACCGCCATCGACCGGGCGTTGCGCGAGTGGACCATCGCGACGACCTCGCCCACCCCCGCCGCCCGCACCCGCTCCAGCGTGGTGCGGGCCGCGGCCGTGGCGTAGCCCCGGCCCCACGCCGCACGCCCCAGCCGCCAGCCGATCTCGATCGCGCCGACCGGCCCGTAATGCGTGTGCGGCCACGGCTGCGCCCCGGTGAAGCCGAGGACGGCGTCCTCCTCGTCCGTGACGGTCCACAGGCAGTAGCCCAGCTCCGCGTCGTGCCGCCGCTGGCGCGCGGTCAGCTCCTCGTACGCGGACAGCTCCGCGCTCCGGCCGCCGACGAACTCCATGACCTGCGGGTCGTCGAAGACCCGGTGCCAGGTCAGGGCGTCCTCGTCGGTCGGAACACGGAGGTGTACGGCGGGAGCCGAAGCCGGAGGCGTGACAGGTGCTGTCGACATGAGGGAGCCCTTCGGAGGGTCGGTTCGCAGGCCCCCATAGACTGCACGGGACATGTGCCGCGCGGCACGCGAATTCGAGTCTTCGGGAGATCCGACCGTGACCGAGCCCCTCTCCGAGCACAGCGCGGACGTGATCGTCGTCGGAGCGGGCCCAGCCGGCTCCACGACCGCCTACTACCTCGCCAAGGCCGGACTCGACGTCCTGCTCCTGGAGAAGACCGCCTTCCCCCGCGAGAAGGTCTGCGGCGACGGGCTCACGCCCCGCGCCACGAAACAGCTCGTCTCCATGGGGATCGACATCTCCGAGGAGGCGGGCTGGCTGCGCAACAAGGGCCTGCGCATCATCGGCGGCGGTGTCCGGCTCCAGCTGGACTGGCCGGACCTCGCCTCCTACCCGGACTACGGCCTGGTCCGCAAGCGCGACGACTTCGACGAGCAGCTGGCCCGGCAGGCGCAGAAGGCCGGCGCCCGGCTGTACGAGCGCTGCAACGTGGGCGCGCCCATCAGGGACGAGCGCACCGGCCGCATCACCGGCGTCGAGGCGAGGATCGGTGAGGAGAAGACCCCGGTCACCTTCCACGCCCCGCTCGTCGTCGCCGCCGACGGCAACTCCACCCGGCTCTCCCTGGCGATGGGCCTGCACCGCCGCGAGGACCGCCCCATGGGCGTCGCCGTGCGCACCTACTTCACCTCGCCCCGCCACGACGACGACTACCTGGAGTCCTGGCTGGAGCTGTGGGACAAGCGCGGTTCCGAGGACCGGCTGCTGCCCGGCTACGGCTGGATCTTCGGGATGGGCGACGGCACCTCCAACGTGGGCCTCGGCATCCTCAACTCCTCCTCCGCCTTCAAGGAGCTGG
The nucleotide sequence above comes from Streptomyces sp. NBC_01116. Encoded proteins:
- a CDS encoding GNAT family N-acetyltransferase; amino-acid sequence: MSTAPVTPPASAPAVHLRVPTDEDALTWHRVFDDPQVMEFVGGRSAELSAYEELTARQRRHDAELGYCLWTVTDEEDAVLGFTGAQPWPHTHYGPVGAIEIGWRLGRAAWGRGYATAAARTTLERVRAAGVGEVVAMVHSRNARSMAVAERLGMRRAESYPTPRGQEAVCFRLEL
- a CDS encoding SigE family RNA polymerase sigma factor, encoding MADGEGAAFEAYARAGQRRLYRTAYLLCGDVEGAQDLTQTTLAKLFQHWRKASRADNLDAYAKTVLVRTFVAERRRTVTDLLAHGRNAPRPQPNPAPGADLRVTLLALLAELPPRARAMVVLRYWDDLSVETVASLLRCSESTVKSQCSRSLVRLRARMGDAQLYSTGS
- a CDS encoding ABC transporter ATP-binding protein, with the translated sequence MPSAPDTGKTLAPEPSAPEAHEAHEAHEAHEAHEAGSVVSVRDVRHSYGRGADAVTALGPLSLEIPAGEFLVLVGPSGCGKSTLLRLVAGFEHATEGAVEVFGERPDPGGRAGIVFQQPRLFPWRTVGDNIGLALRYAGVPRAERAERTAELLERVGLAGTARRRIWQISGGQQQRVAIARALAGGKRLLLLDEPFAALDALTRERLQEDLRTVSAETGTTSVFVTHSVDEAVFLGTRAIVLTNRPGTVALDLPIDLPRTGADPDELRGLPAYAALRAEIGTAVRNAAR
- a CDS encoding ABC transporter permease; translated protein: MPTSPSVRKRTAEPAEPAGPVTPVPPAAAGGVRRRPERAALLRRIGLRVLALAVLLGLWQLVTALQLWSPVLVPSPAAVWKALLETSGTHDGVRGYQGHTLIEHLGISLRRIFVGAGAGVVAGLVAGVLMGTLPWVRVVLEPAVAFLRTLPPLAYFSLLIIWFGIDEAPKLWLLAIAAMPPVAVATASAVASAPTALVEAARAIGARRGQVVTSVVLPSALPEILVGVRLAFGIAYSSVVAAETVNGLPGIGGLIRDAQRYNQSDTVVLGLFAIGLSGLLIDAALRLLSDRLAPWRGHT
- a CDS encoding TauD/TfdA dioxygenase family protein, giving the protein MTITTPPPAPVLREHRVPADGLYEGPRELRRVPEGRPDLPYERFRLVPLGRVIGAEIHGVDLSRPLEAALRAELDRALLEWKVLFFRDQHLTSHQQRAFAGHWGELETNPLLATGDDPEVARLDRSTVPTFENIWHADVTFRERPALGAVLQLREVPPAGGDTLWADMAAAYDNLPQEVKERIEGARAVHDFIPGFSRFFPPERLAAHQERFPPVEHPVVRRHPVTGRRTIFVNASFTTRIVGFGREESDRLLRLLFQQAHAPEYQVRFSWRAGDVAFWDNRATQHYAVNDYAPHRRVAERVAIAGDRPH
- a CDS encoding demethylmenaquinone methyltransferase — translated: MTRASLEKQPHEVASMFDGVAANYDLTNDVISLGQARLWRKAVAAAVDARPAQKILDLAAGTATSSQPFVKAGAYVVPCDFSLGMLRVGKERHPWMPFTAGDGMRLPFKDETFDTVTISFGLRNIQDTEVALRELYRVTKPGGRVVICEFSQPTWTPFRTVYTEYLMRAIPPAARAVSSNPDAYVYLAESIRDWPDQPALAALLQKAGWSKVAWRNLTGGVVALHRATRA
- a CDS encoding ABC transporter substrate-binding protein — encoded protein: MPRSRGPLRIASLAAALGSLLAMTACGQGGSGDGGDGGKTIRIAYQAFPSGDLIVKEKGWLEKALPGYRVKWTKFDSGASINTAFVAGSVDLAAIGSSPVARGLSAPLNIPYEVTWVLDVAGDNEALVARNGSKVSSVKDLEGKKVATPFSSTSHYSLLAALDRAGVDASKVQLLDLEPQDILAAWTRGDIDATYVWLPTLEELKKTGKVIVSSRELAADGKPTLDLGVASTAFLKAHPDVLPAWRTAQARALDLIHDDPDAASASVGKQLGISPAEAGSQLKQGIFLKPAEQADAKWLGTPGKPGGLADNLHSAARFLVDQKQIDAAPDIEALRGAIHAEGLSDAVSP
- a CDS encoding geranylgeranyl reductase family protein: MTEPLSEHSADVIVVGAGPAGSTTAYYLAKAGLDVLLLEKTAFPREKVCGDGLTPRATKQLVSMGIDISEEAGWLRNKGLRIIGGGVRLQLDWPDLASYPDYGLVRKRDDFDEQLARQAQKAGARLYERCNVGAPIRDERTGRITGVEARIGEEKTPVTFHAPLVVAADGNSTRLSLAMGLHRREDRPMGVAVRTYFTSPRHDDDYLESWLELWDKRGSEDRLLPGYGWIFGMGDGTSNVGLGILNSSSAFKELDWREVLKAWCASMPEDWGYTPDNMTMPIRGAALPMAFNRQPHYTKGLLLVGDAGGMVNPFNGEGIAYAMESGQIAADVIVQAHARATPAQRELALNNYPKVLKETYGGYYTMGRAFVKLIGNPKIMKIATQRGLTHPLLMKFTLKMLANLTDPQGGDAMDRIINGLSKVAPKA